The Streptomyces asiaticus genome contains a region encoding:
- a CDS encoding DUF7224 domain-containing protein: MLLRTLVRVSSGTRLLPFLAGFIVIALGDNLSEWVTPHYWLSATGTASLALSFVGPACAGAGAWEGSRLRRARISDQNAVRSPLAIAFPLLLPVFVMGVVGMTAALFVSAAAADVGFGMPNLGILAVEAVLLAANTLVGFVLGRLWAPIVAVPVTLIASFVANAYPVSWSIVWIRHLVGGGLQDCCVLDQSLDVWALVSAGTFGTGVCLSAAVLIQYRNAVPAVVAAAALLAAGLAGGAASAHGMGADPVTSRPTGDLVCDHGRPRICLWPEMDQRADMVRTESRKAVARLRQAGVTVPTTLTMADRPGPDETKLAIGPGISTLGVPTGVAAGLLPQSPACADNGEPYPAADAYGPVGAWLSLTAGASPRTLTNRVAPPELALAQHVLKQSRQAQLAWYKRNTRAMRSCNATPQLDTSGSHG, translated from the coding sequence GTGCTGCTCCGTACCCTCGTCCGCGTCTCGTCCGGCACCCGCCTTCTGCCGTTTCTGGCCGGCTTCATCGTCATAGCCCTCGGGGACAACTTGTCCGAGTGGGTCACGCCCCACTACTGGCTCTCCGCCACCGGCACCGCGAGCCTGGCCCTGTCCTTCGTGGGCCCTGCGTGTGCCGGAGCCGGGGCCTGGGAGGGAAGCCGGCTCAGGCGCGCACGCATCTCCGACCAAAACGCGGTCCGCTCGCCACTTGCCATCGCCTTCCCCCTCTTGCTGCCGGTGTTCGTGATGGGCGTGGTCGGCATGACGGCGGCCCTGTTCGTATCCGCGGCCGCCGCCGACGTCGGCTTCGGCATGCCCAACCTCGGCATCCTCGCGGTCGAAGCGGTGCTGCTCGCGGCCAACACCCTGGTCGGCTTCGTTCTGGGCCGTCTATGGGCTCCGATCGTCGCGGTGCCGGTCACGCTGATCGCGAGCTTCGTCGCCAACGCCTACCCGGTCTCCTGGAGCATCGTGTGGATCCGCCACCTCGTAGGCGGAGGACTACAGGACTGCTGTGTGCTCGACCAGAGCCTGGACGTATGGGCGCTGGTGAGCGCGGGAACATTCGGTACGGGCGTCTGCCTGTCCGCCGCCGTACTGATCCAGTACCGCAATGCCGTCCCCGCCGTCGTCGCCGCGGCCGCGCTGCTCGCCGCAGGGCTCGCGGGCGGTGCCGCCTCCGCCCACGGCATGGGAGCTGACCCGGTGACCTCCCGCCCGACCGGCGACCTGGTGTGCGACCACGGTCGGCCCCGCATCTGTCTGTGGCCCGAGATGGACCAACGAGCCGACATGGTCCGCACCGAGTCACGCAAGGCCGTCGCAAGGCTCCGCCAGGCCGGCGTCACGGTGCCCACCACACTGACCATGGCCGACCGGCCAGGCCCCGACGAGACCAAGCTCGCCATCGGTCCCGGCATCAGTACCCTCGGCGTGCCCACAGGAGTGGCGGCAGGGCTCCTCCCACAATCCCCTGCCTGCGCGGACAACGGGGAACCTTACCCGGCCGCTGACGCCTACGGCCCCGTCGGAGCGTGGCTCTCCCTGACCGCCGGCGCCTCGCCCCGGACCCTCACCAACCGGGTCGCGCCGCCGGAACTGGCCCTGGCCCAGCACGTCCTCAAACAGTCCCGGCAGGCCCAGCTCGCTTGGTACAAGCGCAACACCCGCGCCATGCGATCCTGCAACGCCACCCCCCAACTGGACACCAGCGGGAGCCACGGATGA
- a CDS encoding GNAT family N-acetyltransferase — protein sequence MATISYLLQGPRVAIRHVGRQDYDELTALAQASAEMLRRWLGVRENTKEAFASYIKRYEQRTHEGFVICLRSTGAIVGGVNINNIVRGSLQTGTLGYTAYASTTGYGYMTEGLRLVIQHAFGELELHRLEANVQPDNTSSLNLIKRLGFQREGYSTAFQFINGAWRDHERWAITAEMAARAEQPANRDQPH from the coding sequence ATGGCAACCATCAGCTACCTCTTACAAGGACCGCGAGTGGCCATTCGCCACGTCGGTCGCCAGGACTACGACGAGCTGACAGCACTGGCTCAAGCCAGTGCCGAGATGCTCCGCCGCTGGCTGGGGGTCCGCGAGAACACGAAGGAAGCGTTCGCCAGCTACATCAAGCGGTACGAGCAACGCACTCATGAAGGCTTCGTGATCTGCCTGCGCAGCACCGGCGCGATTGTCGGCGGCGTCAACATCAACAACATAGTCCGAGGCAGCCTTCAGACCGGAACCCTGGGCTACACCGCATACGCCTCCACGACCGGCTACGGCTACATGACGGAAGGACTCAGGCTCGTCATCCAGCATGCGTTTGGCGAACTGGAACTGCACCGGCTGGAGGCGAACGTCCAACCCGACAACACGTCGTCACTGAACCTGATCAAACGCCTGGGCTTCCAGCGCGAGGGCTACTCAACCGCCTTCCAGTTCATCAACGGCGCATGGAGAGACCACGAGCGCTGGGCCATCACCGCAGAGATGGCGGCAAGGGCCGAACAGCCCGCGAACCGAGATCAGCCCCACTGA
- a CDS encoding sigma-70 family RNA polymerase sigma factor, which translates to MSPSKRPPQPDGEPPGRRGRKLGPIADRVGAAHRAWLEPLRARFFDSGLTIGELSNQTRYSKSKISELLRGAGLYPRWEITSSVLQALNVPTWPMLRLWMAAAAEAHKKPNWINGCIETETVVLSTGPAKPPVDTGPAKPPVDHQGFVQLNRVRYTRYAQTFLSDSKQASAVVSETFDILWLRWDETLRSANVQKFAWSVLRSGVMARTPHIDGCPDLAPAAFNTVVLGRTEAPALFDQIEESLSLFKAMSRLPDHQLDVMVLKYLRRMDDTVVADVLGVPLVSVQTADRYAKKTLRGIFDSNDPPEGTPQ; encoded by the coding sequence ATGAGCCCCTCCAAGCGCCCACCGCAGCCTGACGGGGAGCCTCCAGGTAGGCGGGGCCGCAAGCTGGGACCGATCGCCGACCGCGTCGGAGCCGCGCACCGCGCCTGGCTGGAACCCCTGCGCGCCAGATTCTTCGACAGCGGCCTGACAATCGGCGAACTGAGTAACCAGACCAGGTACTCGAAGTCGAAGATCTCGGAACTGCTGCGCGGCGCCGGCCTCTACCCGCGGTGGGAGATCACGAGCAGCGTCCTCCAGGCTCTGAACGTGCCCACCTGGCCCATGCTGCGCCTGTGGATGGCCGCAGCGGCCGAGGCGCACAAAAAGCCGAACTGGATCAACGGCTGCATAGAGACAGAGACGGTCGTGCTCTCCACCGGCCCGGCCAAACCGCCCGTGGACACCGGCCCGGCCAAACCGCCCGTGGACCACCAGGGGTTCGTTCAGCTGAACCGCGTGCGCTACACCCGCTACGCCCAGACCTTCCTCTCTGACAGCAAGCAGGCCAGCGCGGTGGTGAGTGAAACGTTCGACATCCTGTGGCTGCGGTGGGACGAGACGCTGAGAAGCGCTAACGTGCAGAAGTTCGCCTGGTCAGTCCTGCGCAGTGGCGTCATGGCACGCACGCCCCACATCGACGGCTGTCCTGACCTGGCCCCCGCGGCTTTCAACACCGTCGTCCTCGGCAGGACCGAAGCCCCGGCGCTGTTCGACCAGATCGAGGAATCCCTGAGCCTGTTCAAGGCCATGAGCCGTCTGCCCGATCACCAGCTCGACGTCATGGTCCTCAAGTACCTACGCCGCATGGACGACACCGTCGTCGCCGATGTCCTGGGCGTGCCGCTCGTCTCGGTGCAGACCGCGGACCGCTACGCCAAGAAAACCCTGAGAGGAATCTTCGATTCCAACGACCCACCGGAAGGGACACCCCAGTGA
- a CDS encoding ATP-binding cassette domain-containing protein: MALEFRGVSFRYNRKTTVLDSFDLRVSSAATVLLGPNGAGKSTLMALAASQLKPLDGTVTWKGRGPAARKDVRAYRKAVAWLPQHITPVPGLTVREQVAYAGWLKGMNRTDAWKASATTLGRVGLDKLADRRSHQVSGGQLRRMGIAGALTHHSELILMDEPTAGLDPTQRKVFRSLLEQLADDVHIVVSTHQTEDLADLYQHVVVLDRGTVRFHGTTAEFHAMADNAGNAQGPRERAEAAYTQLVGEEI; encoded by the coding sequence ATGGCCTTGGAATTCCGCGGTGTCTCCTTCCGGTATAACCGGAAGACGACCGTTCTCGACAGCTTCGACCTTCGCGTCAGCAGCGCGGCAACGGTGCTGCTCGGCCCGAACGGGGCGGGGAAGTCCACGCTGATGGCGCTGGCCGCTTCCCAGCTCAAGCCCCTGGACGGCACGGTCACCTGGAAGGGCCGCGGCCCCGCGGCCCGCAAGGATGTGCGGGCGTACCGGAAGGCGGTGGCCTGGCTGCCGCAGCACATCACGCCCGTACCGGGCCTGACCGTACGGGAGCAAGTCGCCTACGCCGGCTGGCTCAAAGGCATGAACCGCACCGACGCCTGGAAGGCATCGGCCACCACGCTGGGCCGTGTCGGCCTGGACAAGCTCGCCGACCGCCGCAGCCACCAGGTCTCCGGTGGCCAGCTGCGCCGGATGGGCATCGCAGGCGCCCTCACCCATCACAGCGAGCTCATCCTCATGGACGAGCCGACCGCCGGCCTGGACCCCACCCAGCGCAAGGTCTTCCGGTCCTTACTCGAACAGCTCGCCGACGACGTGCACATCGTCGTCTCCACCCACCAGACCGAAGACCTCGCCGACCTTTACCAGCACGTGGTCGTCCTGGACCGGGGCACGGTGCGCTTCCACGGCACCACCGCCGAGTTCCATGCCATGGCCGACAACGCCGGCAACGCCCAAGGCCCTCGCGAGCGCGCGGAAGCCGCCTACACCCAGCTCGTGGGCGAGGAGATCTGA